Sequence from the Aquimarina sp. Aq107 genome:
AAGTATCCAGAAAGAATAACCGCTATTATAAATCAAAATGGAAATGCCTATAAAGAAGGTTTAGGACCTGCCTGGAAGGATGTTAAAGCATTTTGGGCAAATAGATCTCCAGAAACTGAGAAGGCTTTGTTACCTGTGTTTTCTATAGAAGGATTAAAATGGCAATATACTCACGGTACCAGAAATCCAGAAAATGTGAATCCAGATACTTGGCATTTGGATTACTTACGAATGTCAAGACCGAATGCTCATAAAGTCAACTTAGATCTGTTTTATGATTATCAAAACAACATAAAGTTATATCCGAAATGGCAAAAGTATTTTAGAGACAACCAACCTCCACTATTAATTGTTTGGGGTAAAAACGATGCCTTCTTTCCAGAAAGTGGGGCACAAGCTTTTAAAAAGGATGTAAAAAGTATTGATTACAATATTTATGATACTGGACATTTTGCTTTAGAGGAAGAAAGTAAATCGATTATCAAGAAAATTAGATTTTTCCTGAAAAAAAATGGAGTTAAATAATAGCTACAAAATAGAACAAGGATCTAGTTGATAAACTAGATCCTTGTTTCATTATTATTCAAATATACCTGAAATACACATATGCGTTTCTCTTGTTCCTAAACAACAACCATTTGATAAAGGATATCCACCACAAGATTGACATTTTTGAGC
This genomic interval carries:
- a CDS encoding alpha/beta fold hydrolase; its protein translation is MKNQKTKRFMVLLVITLTTSVLAHGLPLKNNYETTIENTVKYKKINIQGIDVAYREAGNPKNPAIVLLHGFPSSSHQYRKVLNALSDEFYLIAPDYPGFGNSDFPSATSYEYTFDNLANTIEVFLEKLKIRSYALMIQDYGAPIGLRIATKYPERITAIINQNGNAYKEGLGPAWKDVKAFWANRSPETEKALLPVFSIEGLKWQYTHGTRNPENVNPDTWHLDYLRMSRPNAHKVNLDLFYDYQNNIKLYPKWQKYFRDNQPPLLIVWGKNDAFFPESGAQAFKKDVKSIDYNIYDTGHFALEEESKSIIKKIRFFLKKNGVK